The following nucleotide sequence is from Trifolium pratense cultivar HEN17-A07 linkage group LG2, ARS_RC_1.1, whole genome shotgun sequence.
ttggcttaaatgcagttttgccccccctattttgattaaatcggaattttaccccccctgttttaaaacgcggacttttaccccccctattttataattttttggattttgccccccctaaatttctgctttcaagtcacaacttcaaaacttcgcacaaaactcaatttgaatcaataattcaccaaacagatatcgaaatgaccgtaatcgagttatctttccacagaatcaaaccccactaaatttggagttacaaagagagattaattactgttttaatgaaggtatgtcccccaaaattctgcacaaaatctgctttcgagtcacaacttcaaagcttcgcacacaactcaatttgaatcaataattcaccaaatggatatcaaaatgaccgtaatcgagttatctttccacagaatcaaaccccactaaatttggagttacaaagagagattaattaccgttttagtgaaggtatgtcccccaaatattctgcacaaaatctgctttcgagtcacaactttaaaacttcgcacagaattccatttggatccataattcaccaaactggtacctaagtgaccgaaatcgagttagttttccacagaatcaaactccacaaaatttggagttacagagagagattaattatcattttagtgaaggtctgtccaaatcaattaatgtatggaactactactggtatttttgtcatgtctctcaccctgtagctcatttttcaatagtatttacatttccggaaagctaacgaaattacccttgttttcatttaaatttcgtcaaatttggagttacgatgtgtttggtagacgatgttgaatttaaaggtcataagtagatttctgcaaaattagtaattggacagagattcactaaaactgtaattaatctctctttgtaactccaaatttagtggggtttaatcctgtggaaatataactcgattatggtcatttcggtatccatttggtgaattattgatccaaattgggttgtgtgcgaagctttgaagttgtgactcgaaaacagattttgtgcagaattttgggggacatatcttcactaaaacggtaattaatctctcattgtaactccaaatttagtggggtttgattctgtggaaagataactcgattacggtcatttcgatatccgtttggtgaattattgatccaaattgggttgtgtgcgaagctttgaagttgttactttgaagcagaattttaggggggcaaaatccaaaaaattataaaacaggggggggtaaaagtccgcgttttaaaaaggggggtaaaattccgatttaatcaaaacagggggggcaaaactgcatttaagcctttattttttttgggttaaagagatttggttttattaattactacactattaattatttgtaattatttaatttaataattagttgtaattatatgattggttgtgcctaatcattaatgcttaggtgaaGACTCAGCTAAGAATTTCTCAGggttgtgcctaatcattaattCTTAGGTGatgactcacctaagaatttctctaGAAGATAAAACAAGTCATACAGTTGTTCCATTAAGTCTGACTTATTTCAAGGACAATCAGATCAAATCTTTATCAAAACGCGCTCCGTCTGGACGACCTGTGGATTTTTACTCTCGCATCGAGGGTTCACTACTACAAAAATAGGTGtttaatagcattttttttaacttttaacatcGCTTAAAAACGCTATCACTGTATCCGCTATTATAGGTCTGGGTGCCTATAATAGCGTTTGAAAACGCTATcaaatgtgtatttttaataTCGGTTTTTCTAAAAAGCGCTGTTGTATCTGCCTGCACGACCAAAGACGCTTTTTGACATGGGTTTCGATAGCGCCTTTTTGTAAAAGCGATGTTATATGTAATCTATAATAGCGCCCGCATTTAAAAAACGCTATTATAATTCCTTGTTTGGACTAacttttaatagcgcccgtgtAAAAAACGCTATTGTATGTCctgtattgattttttttttttactaatcctgaccttttttttttaaacaataaattgcaatttttttttgtttggcaaCTTGCTcttgaacttttaaaatatatagtaccaatatatatatatatatacatactttcaaaacatatattatcaaatttaaaaaaaaatagtgttgtACTACACAAgctctaataaaataaaaactcttgTAATACAttcatttcataaataaaacCAATCCGACTACAAGACAAATCCGAATTGAATAGTACAAACACAAAGACCACTACAAAAGAGATATTGTCAAACTTTGGCCATAGCTTCTAATGAGAAAATCAATGACAAATTTTAGTACAAAACACAAAGACCACTACAAAAGATAGTCAAACTCTATCCCTACTTTCTTCTGCAACCTGTCACTTGATGAGAACCACCCACTTCATCGAAAAAGGAAGCCCTCAAACTACCTGTATATATAGATGTACAAGAAATTAGGCATTTGCTTGATAATACATCATTTGGCAGCATACAAATTGTCTTTCTCTCTTAGAAACCACACAAATTCAGCATACAACTCAATGTAGCAGCAAAACATTGCTAAAGTATTGCAACTAAGGATCTCGTGtcagagaaaaacaaaaatatcccAATGCTTTTGCTCAATTATAATATTACCTGAAATTCTTCAGTCTCACGCCTAGCAACAAAAATATCCCAATGCTCTTGCTCAATTACATGAGAATATTTACTCGGCCGTTGTCTAATAACATTACCATCACCACCTCTTAGATACTCTGTTGTCAACTTGGTTCTAAATGCTCTAAGACAAGTTCCAGCTGCTGTCATTACATAATCGTAATGTTCATCGCCAATTTCAAAAGCTGACTGCACCACAATATAGAGATCATTACCAAATATACACAAATAGATTAACTTAATGCTAATGTAGAATAATTAGCTTAAGTTAGCGTCTTACTCTAATTTCGTCCCaaatatcttttttataagcatcATAGGCAGGTCTTACGGTTTCATCTTTCGCGTTCCAACGGTCAAAATAAATTGGAACTATCCGACGAGCGGTGACACCAATATAACTACTTAAGTATCTGCTGTTACGTCCAATTGGCTGCCCTCTATTATTCCATGTAACCTGAAAACACAACTTACATAAATTAGTTTTCATTTAGCCTTTTaactatataaaatttttatttataatatagcAACATGTACTTACTTCCAACTTAATTCCACTACTTTTAGCTTTGAAATTTTTTCGCATCAGAGTCACACCAGGTGTTCCTTTTTTATTCCGACTATTATAAGCTATTCAcctgtaaaaaaaatgttactaacAGTGACAATAACATTAATTAAGTTTGTAAATCAATAACAATAAAAGactaaaaataagttataagttactATACCATGCAAAATCAAGTCGGTCTTTTCCTCTTCCTTGTTAAATATTTCTTaactatctttttttttatttacacaaAATGATGGCTACTGCTACCATAACAAAGTCTTTCACTCCATCTCGATATTCTTTTGACATTCGATTGGCAGACATCCATGTCCTATCCATAGCTCCTACAAATAATATGCCAAGTTTAGTATCCTAGTCCGAACACATCCCTTCTACTATGCTACCACCAACCAACACCTTAAGACTAAGAGGTATGGATTACTTAATCATATTTAACTTATAGTCACATAGGTATGAATTAAATTACTAACTTAGAACTTAAAATTTAGTAGAGTCCTAATTAGTAGTCCTCAACCATAATCACATCACACAAATCATAAACCACAAAAATCACACAACATAGAAATTTAAGACTATGTATTTAGATTAATAACAACTTGAACTCCATATCAGTAGAGAAATCACAATAGATACTTAAGTAGTTATATTGCAAGTTAAGTCTTAAGCTAGCTTTTATAGGTAAATACTTAAGTAGTTATTACTTATTAGCTAGGTTGTTAAGAATGAGGAGAAAAGACTGTTGAAGGAAGTGGTTGAAGAGCACATGATGACACAGTTGATAAATAGAAGTTTGGTTCAAGTTTCCAAAGTTGGTTTTGATGGGAAAGTGAAAACTTGTCAAGTTCATGATTTATTGCGCGAAGTGATcattagaaaaatgaaaaatttaaaattttgccATTTAATAcgtgaagatgatgaacaggtCACAGTTCTAATAACTCAAGACTGCAcgctctttttgtttttgacaacaGAGAACTaaatgaacattgcattatTAGCAGAGCATTTGCCAAGTTCAAGCTTTTGAAAGTACTTGATTTTGAGAAATCTATGTTGAATTTTGTTCCTAATAATGGGAACCTTTTCCATTTAAGGTACTTGAACCTGAGACATACAAAAGTTAATCCTTATTCTTAGATCCATTGGTAAGCTACTGAACTTAGAAACTTTGGATTCAACGCAAACTCAAGTAGCTCAGCCAGAATGTGGCTTAATTGAGTTATGAGTAAGTTACATTACTTAGTCCAAAGATTTTCTTACATTTTCATGGATTTGGATCTCTCCATTTTTCACTCATGCtttctcaatttttcttaaTCCAAATGTTAGTAAattacaaagaagaaaaaaatcaacatttgaattaagaaaaagtagataaaacataagggaaaattggagaggatccaaatcccaTTTTTATTAAGGGCAAATTTCTTACTAGGGAGAGGTGGAATTTTTAGCCGCTATATTACTTgaccaaaataaacaaataaataaaaacgttatttcattttatataatttttcaatatcACCAAAAAATTAAGCTTCATATTAAATGGAGTATTAGTCTTCATGTTCATGGTTTTCCAAGTGAAGGATGTTTGTCTAAACCAGAAAAAGTAAATAACAAATTCAACTGactttaaaaaaacatgatGTATATCATGAGCATGTGCTTATGTTCTATTGGTTAGCCCAACATAAAGGAAGCAAAAATGATATCTACATTTTACAGATTAAATGAGTTTATTAGTTACAATATCTTATAAGTATCATGTTACTTCCAATTTTATTTACATTCTCACAAGTCACAATAATCTACCATTCGGGGAGAGAAAAGGTCAGTGCTATAAAACATTATCGAATTTCTGTTACAAAACAATCTCACTAAATACtactcatatattttttttttactaaatactaCTCGTATATGTAAGCAATTTATTCTCCCTTacttaatataattttctttaacTTTAATTATCACTAATAAAACTTCACTTTCAATTGTGGACAAAAGAGATAAACAACCTCACCAATACGACTTTTTCCagcttaaaaattaaaaatatgaaggTCATTATTCTGTGTTGAACTTTACAATTGGAGTGCAAATACAAGAGGGTATTGGGTGCTTTATATCAAAGTGCAAATACAAGAATGTATATTTCCAATCAGTAGTTTTTAGTACTGTAGGAACTTAATAATGTAtgaaaagataaatattaaccAATCAGATGTATGACTGCTTATATGTTAAAAGATTGTAATTACTAAGTTGCAGAACACTGTAATTACACATATGAAcactataattataaatattgaaaaaatacacGCTCACAAGATTATGAGGgaagaaagaaaattgaaaaacaaaatcaaagaacaaaaacaacatctTAGATCAAGTTGCAGAAAAGAGCACCTGAAACAAAGTGATGATGTGAGAACGATGGCTCTAACTTCGATTTGAGAACGATGTGAGAAGAGGAACGATTAATGGATAACGATGGCTCTAACTTCGATTTCTTTGGGAAGTTCTGATTGCTCTGAGTTTGATTACAAAGGAATGATTTCTATCTAAGTTTGATTCCTTTGGGTTTGAAGCTAGAAGACGATCAATTTCGATTCTAGGGTTTGAGTTCAATTTTTGGGAATGGTTTGAAGAAGGTCGAAAtagattgattttgtt
It contains:
- the LOC123905789 gene encoding uncharacterized protein LOC123905789, with the protein product MRKNFKAKSSGIKLEVTWNNRGQPIGRNSRYLSSYIGVTARRIVPIYFDRWNAKDETVRPAYDAYKKDIWDEIRSAFEIGDEHYDYVMTAAGTCLRAFRTKLTTEYLRGGDGNVIRQRPSKYSHVIEQEHWDIFVARRETEEFQVV